The Leucobacter rhizosphaerae genome includes a region encoding these proteins:
- the purF gene encoding amidophosphoribosyltransferase, whose amino-acid sequence MCGIVGIVSSEPVNQQVYDSLLLLQHRGQDSTGIATLDGDFFHVVKAKGQVREAYRTRDMRLLTGNVGLGHVRYATRGSAAHEEEAQPFYVGAPYGIILVHNGNLTNTRELTADLYNVDRRHLNTHSDTELLLNVLANELQAGIAGLQLDEEQVFGAVSRLHDRVEGSYASIALIAGYGLLAFRDPHGIRPLVLGRRTGPTGSDEWVVASESLVLESGGYETVRDVEPGEAILISPDGTMQSRQCATSARLVPCAFEYIYLARPDSVLSGISVYDARLRLGDVLAEQIRTELPDVNIDVVMPIPDSARPSAMQVAQKLDIPYREGFFKNRYVGRTFIMPGQAVRKKSVRQKLNAMSVEFKGKDVLIVDDSIVRGTTSREIVEMARAAGAKSVIFASAAPPVTHPHVYGINMPSREELIAHNRSAAEIAAELGADHLIYQTVEGMNRAILAGQSEVTELEQSCFTGEYIAGQITPEYLSWVEATQQS is encoded by the coding sequence ATGTGCGGCATCGTCGGTATTGTCTCGTCCGAGCCCGTCAACCAGCAGGTCTACGACAGCCTGCTGCTGCTCCAGCACCGCGGTCAGGATTCGACCGGCATCGCGACGCTCGACGGCGACTTCTTCCACGTCGTGAAGGCCAAGGGCCAGGTGCGCGAGGCGTACCGCACCCGCGACATGCGACTGCTCACCGGCAACGTGGGGCTCGGCCACGTGCGCTACGCCACCCGCGGCTCCGCGGCGCACGAGGAGGAGGCGCAGCCGTTCTACGTGGGCGCGCCCTACGGCATCATCCTCGTCCACAACGGCAACCTCACGAACACCCGCGAGCTGACGGCGGACCTCTACAACGTCGATCGCCGCCACCTCAACACCCACTCGGACACCGAGCTCCTCCTCAACGTGCTCGCCAACGAACTGCAGGCCGGGATCGCCGGGCTCCAGCTCGACGAGGAGCAGGTCTTCGGCGCCGTCTCGCGTCTCCACGACCGCGTCGAGGGATCGTACGCCTCGATCGCGCTCATCGCTGGGTACGGGCTGCTCGCGTTCCGCGACCCGCACGGCATCCGCCCCCTGGTGCTCGGTCGCCGCACGGGACCGACTGGCTCGGACGAGTGGGTCGTCGCCTCCGAGTCGCTCGTGCTCGAGTCGGGCGGCTATGAAACCGTCCGCGACGTGGAGCCCGGCGAAGCGATCCTCATCTCCCCCGACGGCACGATGCAGTCGCGGCAGTGCGCCACGAGCGCCCGTCTCGTACCGTGCGCGTTCGAGTACATCTACCTCGCGCGCCCCGACTCCGTGCTGAGCGGTATCTCGGTCTACGATGCGCGACTCCGCCTCGGCGACGTGCTGGCCGAGCAGATCCGCACCGAACTCCCCGACGTCAACATCGACGTCGTCATGCCGATCCCCGACTCCGCGCGCCCGAGCGCGATGCAGGTCGCGCAGAAGCTCGACATCCCGTATCGCGAGGGGTTCTTCAAGAACCGCTACGTGGGCCGCACCTTCATCATGCCCGGCCAGGCCGTGCGCAAGAAGAGCGTACGCCAGAAGCTGAACGCGATGAGCGTCGAGTTCAAAGGCAAGGACGTGCTCATCGTCGACGACTCGATCGTGCGCGGCACGACCTCGCGCGAGATCGTCGAGATGGCGCGTGCGGCGGGCGCGAAGTCCGTGATCTTCGCCTCGGCGGCCCCGCCCGTGACCCACCCGCACGTCTACGGCATCAACATGCCGTCGCGCGAAGAGCTCATCGCTCACAACCGATCAGCGGCGGAGATCGCGGCGGAACTCGGTGCGGATCACCTCATCTACCAGACCGTCGAGGGCATGAATCGCGCGATCCTGGCGGGCCAGTCCGAGGTCACCGAGCTCGAGCAGAGCTGCTTCACCGGCGAGTACATCGCCGGGCAGATCACCCCGGAGTACCTCTCCTGGGTCGAGGCCACGCAGCAGAGCTGA
- a CDS encoding sterol carrier family protein produces the protein MAKRRIPIEDGRAAILAVEGGSSARPELATAVRYLLEELAERAPGNSVEVRVPPFGATQCVPGPRHTRGTPPNVIETDPATWIALATGDLAWEEALAAARVSASGSRANLDGLLPLLRRRD, from the coding sequence GTGGCGAAACGACGCATCCCGATCGAGGACGGCCGAGCAGCGATCCTGGCCGTCGAGGGCGGCAGCAGCGCGCGCCCGGAGCTCGCGACCGCCGTCCGGTACCTGCTCGAGGAACTGGCGGAGCGCGCGCCCGGCAACTCGGTCGAGGTGCGGGTCCCGCCGTTCGGGGCGACGCAGTGCGTTCCGGGGCCCCGGCACACTCGCGGTACCCCGCCGAACGTCATCGAAACCGATCCGGCGACCTGGATCGCGCTGGCGACCGGCGACCTCGCGTGGGAGGAGGCGCTTGCGGCCGCACGCGTGTCGGCGTCGGGGTCACGGGCGAACCTGGACGGCCTGCTGCCCCTGCTCCGCCGACGGGACTGA
- a CDS encoding phosphoribosylaminoimidazolesuccinocarboxamide synthase yields the protein MTLSNTAPALDGWQHRYSGKVRDLYVPEHGPDSTLLVVASNRVSAFDHVLEPPIPGKGALLTALSNWWFSRIDMPNHLASPADAPPMPAEVADRAMLSRRLEMYPIECVVRGALTGSGFLEYQRTGAVCGIDLPAGIEDGDLLDTPIYTPAYKAPLGEHDENISFERSAELVGLEIATALRDASLRIFTEARDLAAERGVILADTKFEFGRDPETGELVLADEVLTSDSSRYWDASVYFDASLGRAERLASFDKQIVRNWLRVNWDQTGEPPVLPDEIVAQTYARYRELYARLTQG from the coding sequence GTGACCCTCTCCAACACCGCCCCCGCACTCGACGGCTGGCAGCACCGGTACTCCGGCAAGGTCCGCGATCTCTACGTCCCCGAGCACGGCCCGGATTCCACCCTGCTCGTAGTCGCGAGCAACCGGGTGAGCGCGTTCGACCACGTGCTCGAGCCCCCGATCCCGGGCAAGGGTGCGCTGCTCACCGCGCTCTCGAACTGGTGGTTCTCGCGCATCGACATGCCGAACCACCTCGCCTCCCCCGCCGACGCGCCCCCGATGCCTGCGGAAGTCGCGGATCGCGCGATGCTGTCACGCCGGCTCGAAATGTACCCGATCGAGTGCGTGGTGCGCGGCGCCCTCACCGGCTCCGGATTCCTCGAGTACCAGCGCACCGGTGCGGTCTGCGGCATCGACCTCCCGGCCGGGATCGAGGACGGCGATCTGCTCGACACCCCGATCTACACTCCTGCGTACAAGGCGCCGCTCGGCGAGCACGACGAGAACATCAGCTTCGAGCGCAGCGCCGAGCTCGTGGGCCTCGAGATCGCGACGGCGCTGCGGGACGCATCGCTCCGAATCTTCACCGAGGCGCGGGATCTCGCCGCCGAACGCGGCGTGATCCTCGCCGACACGAAGTTCGAGTTCGGTCGGGATCCCGAAACCGGAGAGCTGGTGCTCGCCGACGAGGTCCTGACGAGCGACTCGTCCCGCTACTGGGACGCGAGCGTCTACTTCGATGCGTCGCTCGGCCGCGCGGAGCGGCTCGCCTCGTTCGACAAGCAGATCGTGCGCAACTGGCTGCGCGTCAACTGGGATCAGACCGGGGAGCCGCCCGTGCTGCCCGACGAGATCGTGGCGCAGACCTATGCGCGGTACCGCGAGCTGTACGCACGCCTCACCCAGGGCTGA
- the purD gene encoding phosphoribosylamine--glycine ligase: MKILVLGPGAREHALVLSLISEEAGHDVVCAPGNAGISASGVETPELDYTDPDAVAAFVQERGFDLVVIGPEAPLVAGVADPLRAAGVPVFGPNQDAAQLEGSKAFAKRVMDAAEVPTGRAVRVDTVDAAAAVLDEFGAPYVVKADGLAAGKGVLVTSDRDAALAHVATWAPHGDVLIEEFLDGQEVSLFFFADGHDVVALSPAQDYKRIFDGDEGPNTGGMGAYSPLPWVPSDFVEEITRTVALPTVRQLEAEGTPFIGLLYCGLIVTERGVRVIEFNARFGDPETQVVLARLDSPLSRYLLAAANGTLAEQPAPEFSADPAVIVVVASEGYPGDVTTGRMISGLRAAGEVPGVHIVHAATARGPEGEWVATGGRVLGVVARGETFAEARERAYTAADLIELEGAQRRSDIAARVA; the protein is encoded by the coding sequence GTGAAGATCCTCGTGCTGGGCCCGGGCGCCCGCGAACACGCTCTCGTCCTGTCGCTGATCTCCGAGGAGGCCGGCCACGACGTGGTCTGCGCCCCCGGCAACGCGGGCATCTCGGCGAGCGGCGTTGAGACCCCCGAGCTCGACTACACCGACCCCGACGCAGTCGCGGCATTCGTGCAGGAGCGCGGCTTCGACCTCGTGGTCATCGGCCCCGAGGCACCGCTCGTCGCCGGGGTGGCGGATCCGCTCCGCGCCGCCGGCGTGCCCGTGTTCGGGCCGAACCAGGATGCCGCGCAGCTCGAGGGCTCCAAGGCCTTCGCCAAGCGGGTCATGGACGCCGCCGAGGTACCGACGGGCCGCGCGGTGCGCGTCGATACCGTCGACGCAGCGGCCGCCGTGCTCGATGAGTTCGGCGCGCCCTACGTCGTGAAGGCCGACGGCCTGGCCGCCGGCAAGGGGGTGCTCGTCACGTCCGACCGCGATGCCGCGCTTGCCCACGTCGCCACCTGGGCACCGCACGGTGACGTGCTCATCGAGGAGTTCCTCGACGGCCAGGAGGTCTCCCTCTTCTTCTTCGCGGACGGGCACGACGTCGTGGCACTCAGCCCGGCGCAGGACTACAAGCGGATCTTCGACGGCGATGAGGGCCCCAATACGGGCGGCATGGGCGCGTACTCCCCGCTCCCCTGGGTGCCGTCGGACTTCGTCGAGGAGATCACGCGCACCGTCGCACTCCCCACCGTGCGGCAGCTCGAGGCCGAGGGCACGCCGTTCATCGGTCTCCTCTACTGCGGCCTCATCGTGACGGAGCGCGGCGTGCGTGTCATCGAGTTCAACGCCCGGTTCGGCGATCCCGAGACCCAGGTGGTGCTCGCGCGCCTCGACTCGCCGCTCAGCCGCTACCTCCTCGCAGCCGCGAACGGCACGCTCGCCGAGCAGCCGGCGCCCGAGTTCTCCGCGGATCCCGCCGTGATCGTGGTGGTCGCGAGCGAGGGCTACCCCGGCGACGTGACGACCGGCCGCATGATCAGCGGGCTCCGTGCCGCGGGTGAGGTCCCCGGGGTGCACATCGTGCACGCGGCGACCGCGCGCGGCCCCGAGGGCGAGTGGGTCGCGACCGGCGGGCGTGTGCTCGGTGTGGTGGCCCGGGGTGAGACCTTCGCCGAGGCGCGTGAGCGCGCCTACACGGCCGCGGACCTGATCGAGCTCGAGGGCGCCCAGCGCCGGAGCGACATCGCGGCGCGCGTCGCCTAG
- a CDS encoding benzoate/H(+) symporter BenE family transporter translates to MPAAGSPSVLRPISAGVVSGLVGFTGPFVVVLAGLAAVGANPEQASSGLLAVSVLMGLSCVLLSLWTRLPISIAWSTPGAALLVATGPAEGGWPAAVGAFLITGALIVLTGLVPQLGALISRIPTPLAQAMLAGILLQLCLGPITGLAANPFEVAPVVLVWLAALRFLPRWASPLAFVAAAVVIAIHVAVSGAPIDAQALAPRLEFTAPAFTLSGLVSIALPLYLVTMASQNVPGVAVMRGLGYEVPWRRSMLVTGVGTMIGAPAGGHAINLAAISAALAAGPDAGEDRSRRWIASVTTGAVYVTLGIASAAFGVLVSLAPVGVIAAVAGLALIGTLITSLQATLAEPADLVPAAVCFITAASGIAIGGISAAFWALIFGLAVRWVLRIGRGGS, encoded by the coding sequence ATGCCAGCGGCGGGATCGCCCAGCGTTCTCCGACCCATCTCTGCAGGAGTCGTCTCGGGGCTGGTCGGCTTCACCGGACCGTTCGTCGTCGTGCTCGCCGGACTCGCCGCCGTCGGCGCGAATCCCGAACAGGCCTCGAGCGGGCTGCTCGCCGTCAGCGTGCTCATGGGGCTGTCGTGTGTACTGCTGTCGCTCTGGACGCGCCTCCCGATCTCCATCGCGTGGTCGACGCCCGGCGCGGCGCTGCTCGTCGCCACCGGGCCGGCGGAGGGCGGCTGGCCGGCTGCCGTCGGGGCGTTCCTGATCACAGGCGCGCTCATCGTGCTCACCGGCCTCGTGCCGCAGCTCGGGGCGCTCATCTCGCGGATCCCGACGCCGCTCGCGCAGGCGATGCTCGCGGGCATCCTGCTCCAACTGTGCCTCGGCCCGATCACCGGGCTGGCCGCGAACCCGTTCGAGGTCGCGCCCGTCGTGCTCGTCTGGCTCGCGGCGCTCCGGTTCCTGCCGCGCTGGGCGTCGCCGCTCGCCTTCGTGGCGGCCGCCGTGGTCATCGCGATCCACGTCGCGGTCTCCGGCGCTCCGATCGACGCTCAGGCGCTCGCGCCGCGCCTCGAGTTCACGGCCCCCGCCTTCACGCTCAGCGGGCTGGTCAGCATCGCGCTGCCGCTGTACCTGGTGACGATGGCGTCCCAGAACGTGCCGGGGGTCGCGGTGATGCGCGGGCTAGGGTATGAGGTGCCCTGGCGGCGCTCGATGCTCGTGACCGGCGTCGGCACCATGATCGGGGCACCCGCCGGCGGCCACGCGATCAATCTCGCGGCGATCAGTGCGGCCCTGGCCGCGGGGCCGGACGCCGGGGAGGATCGCTCACGGCGGTGGATCGCGAGTGTCACCACCGGCGCCGTCTACGTGACGCTCGGGATCGCCTCCGCCGCGTTCGGCGTGCTCGTGTCGCTGGCCCCCGTCGGGGTCATCGCCGCCGTGGCCGGGCTCGCGCTGATCGGGACGCTCATCACGTCACTGCAGGCGACGCTCGCCGAGCCCGCGGACCTGGTGCCCGCGGCCGTGTGCTTCATCACGGCGGCGTCCGGGATCGCGATCGGCGGGATCAGCGCCGCGTTCTGGGCGCTGATCTTCGGACTCGCCGTGCGCTGGGTGCTCCGGATCGGGCGCGGCGGGTCCTAG
- a CDS encoding twin-arginine translocase TatA/TatE family subunit, translating to MFGNLSGPTLLVILFIVLLLFGAPKLPGLAKSLGQSMRILKKEVRTDAAENVNAEEGATPPSPAAPASPASTTTQPPAPPAVPSPETPRSPSDRTGTPDNRP from the coding sequence ATGTTTGGAAACCTCTCAGGCCCCACGCTGCTGGTGATCCTCTTCATCGTGCTGCTGTTGTTCGGCGCACCGAAGCTTCCCGGCCTGGCGAAGAGCCTGGGACAGTCGATGCGGATCCTCAAGAAGGAGGTCCGGACCGACGCCGCGGAGAACGTCAACGCCGAGGAGGGTGCGACACCCCCCAGCCCGGCCGCACCGGCGAGCCCTGCGTCGACCACCACGCAGCCGCCCGCACCGCCCGCGGTCCCCTCGCCGGAGACCCCGCGCTCGCCGTCCGACCGCACCGGGACGCCCGACAACCGGCCGTAG
- a CDS encoding Sec-independent protein translocase subunit TatA/TatB, which yields MLQNLGGAHLLVIVFIVLLIFGAPKLPGLAKSLGQSMRILRKEVRSDAGDDAAPAPGPAAAPVAAEAATAPAATPVTTQAPAAAPVPGQPDVR from the coding sequence ATGCTGCAGAATCTTGGGGGAGCGCACCTCCTCGTCATCGTCTTTATCGTGCTCTTGATCTTCGGTGCCCCGAAGCTGCCGGGCCTCGCGAAGAGCCTCGGTCAGTCGATGCGCATCCTGCGCAAGGAGGTCCGCTCGGACGCCGGTGACGACGCCGCTCCCGCGCCGGGTCCGGCGGCTGCTCCCGTCGCTGCCGAGGCGGCGACTGCGCCTGCTGCGACCCCGGTCACGACGCAGGCGCCGGCCGCGGCTCCCGTGCCCGGTCAGCCCGACGTGCGATAA
- a CDS encoding CarD family transcriptional regulator: protein MQFEVGETVVYPHHGAAKIIEVKKRKLGGEEKLFLKLQVNQGDLTIEVPAENCDLVGVRDVIDQEGLERVFEVLRAPFTEEPTNWSRRYKANLEKLASGDVIKVSEVVRDLWRRDQEVRSLSAGEKRMLAKARQILVSELALAEKTDEEKAGAVLDNVLATP, encoded by the coding sequence ATGCAATTTGAGGTCGGAGAGACCGTTGTCTACCCCCACCATGGCGCAGCCAAGATCATCGAGGTGAAGAAGCGGAAGCTCGGAGGAGAAGAAAAACTCTTCCTGAAGCTGCAGGTGAACCAGGGCGATCTGACGATCGAGGTCCCTGCGGAGAACTGTGATCTGGTCGGCGTCCGTGACGTCATCGACCAGGAGGGGCTCGAGCGTGTGTTCGAGGTCCTGCGCGCCCCCTTCACCGAAGAGCCGACCAACTGGTCGCGACGCTACAAGGCCAATCTGGAGAAGCTGGCCTCGGGCGACGTGATCAAGGTGTCGGAGGTTGTTCGTGATCTGTGGCGCCGCGATCAGGAGGTGCGTTCGCTCTCCGCTGGTGAGAAGCGCATGCTCGCGAAGGCGCGGCAGATTCTCGTGTCCGAGCTCGCGCTCGCCGAGAAGACTGACGAGGAGAAGGCCGGGGCGGTGCTCGACAACGTGCTCGCCACCCCGTAG
- a CDS encoding SRPBCC family protein — MARNRVRAPRAAVWATVIDPELRKSWWPELELEPRVGGAVTERWTETSGETAVSRDASGDVDVWVEGHAIGFRWSEAGDAHSTAVLVTLRSQGPETGITVTETGFDVLPSPAERAAASQDGWQVLLADLVASVEAAIASGSLAGATETVPAGETADAVDVDVEDDVEVEDELESDAEVEAELVAEAEAEAEGETATETGSDTASETAAEASPGPQAEPELEAEADTATDADTEVETGTSADAAVDDSELEREAGEEPASASESAQEDEPAATSEPVQEVEPEPAPAEDSAADPDEPDFDTLIRGSRPS, encoded by the coding sequence GTGGCACGGAACCGAGTGCGTGCGCCGCGAGCCGCGGTGTGGGCGACAGTGATCGACCCCGAACTGCGGAAGTCGTGGTGGCCCGAGCTGGAGCTCGAGCCCAGGGTCGGCGGTGCCGTGACCGAGCGCTGGACCGAGACCTCCGGGGAGACCGCGGTGTCTCGCGACGCCTCCGGAGACGTCGACGTCTGGGTGGAGGGGCACGCCATCGGCTTCCGCTGGAGCGAGGCCGGGGACGCGCACTCGACCGCAGTGCTGGTGACGCTCCGCTCGCAGGGCCCCGAAACCGGGATCACCGTCACCGAGACCGGGTTCGACGTGCTGCCGTCGCCCGCGGAGCGCGCCGCGGCGTCGCAGGACGGCTGGCAGGTGCTGCTCGCGGACCTCGTCGCCTCGGTGGAGGCCGCCATCGCGTCGGGATCCCTCGCGGGGGCGACCGAGACCGTGCCGGCCGGTGAGACGGCGGATGCTGTCGACGTCGACGTCGAGGACGATGTTGAGGTCGAGGATGAGCTCGAGTCCGATGCGGAGGTCGAGGCGGAGCTGGTAGCGGAGGCCGAGGCCGAGGCCGAGGGTGAGACCGCGACGGAGACCGGCTCCGACACCGCGTCGGAGACAGCAGCCGAGGCTTCACCTGGGCCCCAGGCTGAGCCGGAGCTCGAGGCTGAGGCAGACACCGCTACTGATGCTGACACCGAAGTCGAAACTGGCACCTCGGCGGACGCAGCGGTCGACGACTCGGAGCTGGAGCGCGAGGCCGGGGAGGAGCCCGCGTCGGCCTCCGAGTCCGCGCAAGAGGACGAGCCCGCGGCGACATCCGAGCCAGTGCAGGAAGTCGAGCCCGAGCCCGCACCCGCCGAGGACTCCGCGGCCGACCCGGACGAGCCCGATTTCGACACGCTGATCCGGGGCTCCCGCCCCAGCTGA
- the purS gene encoding phosphoribosylformylglycinamidine synthase subunit PurS, protein MPTIVVDVMPKAELLDPQGKATTGALARLGHGKFENVRIGKRFEFSVDGEVTPEILAEVRQVADEILSNGVIEDVVAITVDGEAA, encoded by the coding sequence GTGCCCACGATTGTTGTTGATGTCATGCCCAAGGCCGAGTTGCTCGATCCGCAAGGCAAGGCGACCACCGGCGCGCTGGCCCGCCTGGGTCACGGCAAGTTCGAGAACGTCCGGATCGGCAAGCGCTTCGAGTTCTCCGTCGACGGCGAGGTGACGCCCGAGATCCTGGCCGAGGTGCGCCAGGTCGCCGATGAGATCCTGTCCAACGGTGTCATCGAGGACGTCGTCGCGATCACCGTCGACGGCGAGGCCGCGTAG
- a CDS encoding DNA modification methylase: MKIRIASSIALAAGIALGATGCSLIAPIGTTVPYAPSDGIDVNVEGVSVRNLMLIADESGENFNVVFSSVNLTGEELELVITFTGEGTQQARAEFAIPTGNTRFGNPNGVETPVLVSIPNLKPGATVDAYLQTPGASEEQRFVPVLTGEHAEYQEYVLPVGFGAGDDTDAADEQLADEDAAAAEPKVGDDTAE; encoded by the coding sequence TTGAAGATTCGGATCGCCTCGTCCATCGCTCTCGCGGCGGGCATCGCACTCGGGGCAACCGGCTGCAGCCTGATCGCGCCCATCGGCACGACCGTGCCGTACGCGCCGAGCGACGGCATCGACGTGAACGTCGAGGGTGTGAGCGTGCGCAACCTCATGCTCATCGCCGATGAGAGCGGCGAGAACTTCAACGTCGTCTTCAGCTCCGTGAACCTGACCGGCGAGGAGCTCGAGCTCGTCATCACTTTCACCGGCGAGGGCACGCAGCAGGCGCGCGCCGAGTTCGCGATCCCGACCGGCAACACCCGCTTCGGCAACCCGAACGGCGTCGAGACCCCCGTGCTCGTGTCGATCCCGAACCTCAAGCCCGGCGCGACCGTGGACGCCTACCTGCAGACCCCCGGCGCCTCCGAGGAGCAGCGCTTCGTGCCCGTGCTCACCGGTGAGCACGCGGAGTACCAGGAATACGTACTGCCGGTCGGCTTCGGTGCGGGTGACGACACCGACGCCGCAGACGAGCAGCTCGCAGACGAGGACGCGGCCGCGGCCGAGCCGAAGGTCGGCGACGACACCGCCGAGTAG
- a CDS encoding response regulator transcription factor, with protein sequence MAQHILLVEDEDSISKPLAFLLEREGYRVTIVDDGAEAVRTFSEISVDLVLLDLMLPSLPGTEVCRAIRQTSQVPIIMLTAKDSEIDIVVGLELGADDYITKPYSTRELLARLRAALRRSASPVDDAEEGFDSLVIDELGVRLDSERHTVTVRGEEITMPLREFELLEMLMRHSGRVLTRGQLIDRVWGSNYYGDTKTLDVHVKRIRARIEEEPSKPELISTIRGVGYRFG encoded by the coding sequence GTGGCCCAGCACATCCTGCTCGTCGAGGACGAGGACTCCATCTCGAAGCCCCTCGCGTTCCTGCTCGAACGCGAGGGCTACCGCGTCACGATCGTCGACGACGGGGCCGAGGCGGTCCGCACCTTCTCCGAGATCTCCGTCGACCTCGTGCTGCTGGATCTCATGCTGCCGAGTCTGCCCGGCACGGAGGTCTGCCGGGCGATCCGCCAGACCTCGCAGGTCCCCATCATCATGCTCACCGCGAAGGACAGCGAGATCGACATCGTGGTGGGTCTCGAGCTCGGCGCGGACGACTACATCACCAAGCCGTACTCGACGCGCGAGCTGCTCGCCCGCCTGCGCGCGGCGCTCCGCCGCTCGGCCTCGCCCGTCGACGACGCCGAGGAGGGGTTCGACTCCCTCGTCATCGACGAGCTCGGGGTGCGACTCGACTCGGAGCGGCACACGGTCACCGTGCGCGGCGAAGAGATCACGATGCCGCTCCGCGAGTTCGAGCTGCTCGAGATGCTCATGCGGCACTCGGGCCGGGTGCTCACGCGCGGCCAGCTCATCGACCGGGTCTGGGGCAGCAATTATTACGGCGACACGAAGACCCTCGACGTGCACGTGAAGCGGATCCGAGCGCGGATTGAGGAGGAGCCGTCGAAGCCGGAGCTCATCTCGACCATCCGCGGCGTCGGATACCGGTTCGGCTGA
- a CDS encoding VOC family protein: MALHWKLVIDCRDANTLADFWAAALGYAVEDPSALIQRLLADGQLPPAAVVAYGGGQRFGGLAAIRHPDDPFDGFTGVGQGRRILFQAVPEAKTVKNRLHLDLHDDGGDIEGLVARLEQIGATRVELVDQGPAGRWWVMRDPEGNEFCAAG, encoded by the coding sequence ATGGCACTGCACTGGAAGCTCGTCATCGACTGCCGGGACGCGAACACCCTCGCCGACTTCTGGGCGGCGGCGCTGGGCTACGCGGTGGAGGATCCGAGCGCGCTCATCCAGCGGCTCCTCGCCGACGGCCAGCTCCCTCCGGCCGCCGTCGTCGCGTACGGGGGTGGACAGCGGTTCGGGGGCCTCGCCGCGATCCGGCACCCCGACGATCCGTTCGACGGCTTCACGGGTGTCGGGCAGGGGCGACGGATCCTGTTCCAGGCCGTGCCCGAGGCGAAGACGGTGAAGAACCGGCTCCACCTGGACCTGCACGACGACGGCGGCGACATCGAGGGCCTGGTCGCGCGCCTGGAGCAGATCGGGGCGACCCGGGTGGAGCTCGTCGACCAGGGGCCCGCGGGCCGCTGGTGGGTGATGCGCGACCCCGAGGGCAACGAGTTCTGCGCCGCCGGGTAG
- the purM gene encoding phosphoribosylformylglycinamidine cyclo-ligase codes for MSENASIYAQSGVDTAAGDRAVELMKSAVSRTQGPEVLGGVGGFAGLFDASALLGYRRPLLASSTDGVGTKVAIAQAIDKHDTIGQDLVAMVVDDIVVVGAKPLFMTDYIACGKLVPERIADIVRGIAQACEATGTALVGGETAEHPGLLGEDEYDVAGAATGVVEADRMLSPERVQDGDVVLAMAASGLHSNGFSLVRHILAERGIGYHDHSADLGASYGEALLTPTALYTSPLLRVLEDPSLDGAIHALSHVTGGGIAANLARVLPVGSWVELDRGAWSPLPVFRHLADLGGHSLESLEGAWNLGIGMFAVVSAAQSAQVAAALTAEGLDTWVAGTISTASRDFAGFEQGAKGVDGGAVRLVGAYGA; via the coding sequence GTGAGCGAAAACGCGTCGATCTATGCCCAATCCGGAGTGGACACCGCGGCCGGTGACCGCGCCGTCGAGCTGATGAAATCTGCGGTCTCCCGCACGCAGGGCCCCGAGGTGCTCGGCGGCGTCGGCGGCTTCGCCGGACTCTTCGACGCCTCGGCACTGCTCGGATACCGGCGACCGCTGCTCGCCTCGTCCACCGACGGGGTCGGCACGAAGGTCGCGATCGCGCAGGCGATCGACAAGCACGACACCATCGGCCAGGACCTGGTGGCGATGGTCGTCGACGACATCGTGGTCGTGGGGGCGAAGCCGCTCTTCATGACCGACTACATCGCCTGCGGCAAGCTCGTGCCCGAGCGCATCGCCGACATCGTGCGCGGGATCGCCCAGGCGTGCGAGGCGACCGGCACCGCGCTCGTGGGCGGCGAGACCGCAGAGCATCCGGGGCTGCTCGGTGAGGACGAGTACGACGTCGCGGGCGCCGCGACGGGTGTGGTCGAGGCCGACCGCATGCTGTCGCCCGAGCGGGTGCAGGACGGCGACGTGGTGCTCGCGATGGCCGCGTCGGGGCTGCACTCCAACGGCTTCTCGCTGGTCCGCCACATCCTCGCGGAGCGCGGCATCGGCTACCACGACCACAGCGCCGACCTCGGGGCGAGCTACGGCGAGGCCCTCCTCACCCCCACCGCGCTCTACACCTCGCCGCTCCTGCGCGTCCTCGAGGATCCGTCGCTCGACGGTGCCATCCACGCGCTCAGCCACGTCACGGGCGGCGGGATCGCCGCGAACCTGGCGCGGGTGCTCCCGGTGGGGTCGTGGGTCGAGCTGGATCGCGGCGCCTGGTCGCCGCTGCCGGTCTTCCGCCACCTCGCGGATCTCGGCGGGCACTCGCTCGAGTCGCTCGAGGGCGCCTGGAACCTCGGGATCGGCATGTTCGCGGTCGTGTCGGCCGCGCAGTCGGCGCAGGTCGCCGCGGCGCTGACCGCCGAGGGGCTCGACACCTGGGTCGCGGGCACGATCTCGACCGCGTCTCGAGACTTCGCGGGCTTCGAGCAGGGTGCGAAGGGTGTCGACGGCGGCGCGGTGCGCCTCGTCGGAGCTTACGGGGCTTAG